In a genomic window of Pelotomaculum thermopropionicum SI:
- the CarB gene encoding carbamoylphosphate synthase large subunit: MPLKKGIRKVMVIGSGPIIIGQAAEFDYAGTQACRSLREEGLEVVLINSNPATIMTDSNMADRVYIEPLTPEFVTRVIRAERPDGLLPTLGGQVGLNLALQLAESGVLEEHGVQLLGTPLEAIKRAEDREMFKEMMQAIKEPIPESTIASTLEEAEIFAERIGLPLIIRPAYTLGGTGGGIAYTMDDLRATVTRGLKHSIIGQVLLERCVVGWKEIEYEVMRDGADNCITVCNMENIDPMGIHTGDSIVVAPSQTLSDREYHMLRNASLKIIRALGIEGGCNIQFALDPGSFQYYVIEVNPRVSRSSALASKATGYPIAKVAAKIAVGLTLDEIKNAVTGKTYACFEPSLDYVVIKYPRWPFDKFAKGDRALGTQMKATGEVMAINRTFEGALLKAVRSLEIGLDHLALPEAESLSQEELESRLENADDERLFLVAEGLRRGMTVERIYEITKIDRFFLGKIQGILRLEEQIRLASEKNGLTSQLLEQAKKFGFSDAFLARQTGLSEQEIRARRKACGILPAFKMVDTCAAEFEAETPYYYSSYDREDEAEVTGRRKVIVLGSGPIRIGQGIEFDYCSVHSVWALREEGYEAIIINNNPETVSTDFDTADRLYFEPLVAENVLNIIDREKPDGVIVQFGGQTAINLAKPLARAGVNILGTSVEDIDRAEDRERFDKLLIELGIPKPPGRTAFSVEEAYAIASEIGFPVLVRPSYVLGGRAMEIVYNNKELFDYMSSAVKVSPEYPVLVDKYIYGKELEVDAISDGADILIPGIMEHIERAGVHSGDSTAVYPPRVAGVRIGVTIYQLPA, encoded by the coding sequence ATGCCGCTAAAAAAAGGAATCAGGAAAGTAATGGTGATCGGCTCCGGTCCTATTATCATCGGACAGGCTGCCGAATTCGACTATGCCGGAACGCAGGCCTGCCGCTCGCTGCGGGAGGAAGGCCTGGAGGTGGTGCTGATTAATTCCAATCCGGCCACCATCATGACCGATTCAAATATGGCTGACCGGGTTTACATCGAACCGCTTACACCTGAATTTGTCACCAGGGTAATTCGCGCCGAAAGGCCGGACGGCCTGCTGCCGACCCTGGGAGGACAGGTAGGCCTGAACCTGGCCCTGCAACTGGCCGAGTCGGGTGTGCTGGAAGAACACGGCGTGCAGCTTCTGGGTACTCCCCTGGAGGCCATCAAGCGGGCCGAGGACCGGGAAATGTTCAAGGAAATGATGCAGGCGATTAAAGAGCCCATTCCGGAAAGCACCATTGCCTCCACCCTGGAGGAGGCAGAAATTTTTGCTGAAAGAATCGGCCTGCCCCTGATAATAAGGCCGGCATATACTCTGGGGGGCACCGGCGGAGGCATCGCCTATACCATGGACGACCTGCGCGCTACGGTTACCAGGGGGCTTAAGCACAGCATAATCGGCCAGGTGCTGCTGGAGCGCTGTGTGGTGGGCTGGAAGGAAATAGAGTACGAGGTAATGCGCGACGGCGCCGACAACTGCATTACCGTGTGCAATATGGAAAACATCGATCCCATGGGCATTCATACCGGGGACAGCATAGTCGTGGCGCCCTCGCAGACCTTGAGCGACAGGGAATATCACATGCTGCGGAACGCCTCGCTGAAAATAATCCGGGCCCTGGGCATTGAAGGCGGCTGCAATATTCAGTTTGCCCTGGACCCGGGCAGTTTTCAGTATTATGTCATCGAGGTCAACCCCCGGGTGTCCCGTTCCTCCGCCCTGGCTTCCAAGGCCACCGGCTACCCCATTGCCAAGGTGGCGGCGAAAATTGCCGTAGGCCTGACCCTTGATGAAATTAAAAATGCCGTTACCGGCAAGACGTATGCCTGTTTCGAGCCTTCCCTGGACTACGTGGTAATCAAGTATCCCCGCTGGCCCTTTGACAAGTTTGCCAAGGGGGACCGCGCCCTGGGTACCCAGATGAAGGCTACGGGAGAGGTCATGGCCATCAACCGGACTTTTGAAGGGGCACTTTTAAAGGCCGTCCGCTCCCTGGAAATCGGCCTGGACCACCTGGCCCTGCCGGAGGCGGAGAGCTTAAGCCAGGAGGAACTGGAAAGCAGGCTTGAAAACGCCGACGACGAGCGGCTCTTTCTGGTGGCGGAAGGATTGCGCCGCGGCATGACGGTTGAGCGGATATATGAGATTACAAAGATTGACCGTTTCTTCCTTGGTAAAATTCAGGGCATTCTCCGGCTGGAGGAGCAAATCCGCCTTGCCTCGGAGAAAAACGGTTTAACCTCTCAGTTGCTGGAGCAGGCCAAAAAATTTGGCTTTTCGGATGCCTTTCTGGCCAGGCAGACCGGACTGAGCGAGCAGGAGATCAGGGCCAGGCGCAAAGCCTGCGGCATCCTGCCCGCTTTTAAAATGGTGGATACCTGCGCCGCCGAGTTCGAAGCAGAAACGCCTTATTACTATTCTTCCTACGACAGGGAAGACGAGGCGGAGGTCACCGGCCGCCGCAAGGTGATAGTCCTGGGCTCCGGGCCCATCCGCATCGGCCAGGGCATTGAGTTTGACTATTGCTCTGTCCATTCCGTATGGGCGCTGCGGGAGGAAGGCTATGAGGCCATCATTATCAACAATAACCCGGAAACGGTCAGCACCGACTTTGACACGGCCGACAGGCTTTATTTCGAGCCTTTGGTTGCCGAAAACGTTTTAAATATTATTGACAGGGAAAAGCCTGATGGTGTTATCGTCCAGTTCGGCGGCCAGACTGCCATAAACCTGGCCAAGCCCCTGGCCCGGGCCGGGGTAAATATTTTGGGCACTTCGGTGGAAGATATAGACCGGGCCGAAGACCGGGAGAGGTTCGACAAACTCCTGATCGAGCTGGGTATACCCAAACCGCCCGGCCGGACCGCCTTTTCAGTGGAGGAGGCCTATGCAATTGCTTCCGAAATAGGTTTCCCGGTTTTGGTGCGCCCCTCCTACGTGCTGGGTGGACGGGCCATGGAAATCGTATATAACAACAAAGAGCTTTTTGACTACATGTCCAGCGCCGTTAAGGTATCTCCGGAATACCCCGTCCTGGTGGATAAATATATTTACGGGAAGGAACTGGAAGTGGACGCCATTTCTGACGGGGCGGACATCCTGATTCCGGGCATAATGGAGCATATCGAGCGGGCCGGGGTACACTCCGGCGACAGCACCGCCGTTTATCCGCCCCGTGTAGCCGGCGTAAGGATCGGTGTGACTATATACCAGCTGCCAGCATAA
- a CDS encoding predicted membrane protein: MLVVLLLIGMAAHSSLIVIAACILLILKLTNVNFIFSLLERRGLEMGLTFLLLSILVPLASGKASWQEIISSLASFSGLLAVAGGALATSLNTRGLNLLKADPEIVFGLLLGSILGIVFLHGIPVGPLMAAGITALLMQLARIFKP, translated from the coding sequence ATGCTGGTGGTGCTGCTCCTGATCGGTATGGCGGCCCATTCAAGCCTTATTGTTATTGCAGCCTGCATCCTGTTAATCTTAAAACTTACAAATGTGAATTTTATATTTTCCCTTCTTGAAAGGCGGGGGCTGGAAATGGGCCTAACATTCCTGCTCCTTTCCATTTTGGTTCCCCTGGCCAGCGGAAAGGCATCTTGGCAGGAAATTATATCCAGCCTCGCCTCTTTCTCCGGTCTCCTGGCAGTAGCCGGAGGGGCACTGGCCACCAGTTTAAATACCAGGGGCCTTAATTTGCTTAAAGCAGATCCTGAGATTGTCTTTGGACTGCTGCTCGGTTCCATTCTTGGGATAGTTTTTCTGCACGGAATACCCGTCGGCCCGCTAATGGCAGCGGGAATCACCGCTTTACTCATGCAGCTTGCCCGGATTTTCAAGCCTTAA
- the CarA gene encoding carbamoylphosphate synthase small subunit, with product MQAILALEDGTVFAGEAFGATGERWGEVVFNTGMTGYQEVLTDPSYCGQIVVMTYPLIGNYGIMKEDYESKRCYVRGFVVHEECKRPSNWRLAETIDSFLKKEDVIGLAGIDTRALTRHLRNFGTMRGVISTGTADALELVERAKNCPHLTGQELVPIVAVTEKYTLPGGSYRVVLMDFGAKLNIIRCLRERDCEVVVVPPKTAAEDILALAPDGIVLSNGPGDPVDVPYAIATVRKLVGARPILGICLGHQILALAMGARTYKMKFGHRGANHPVKDLETGRVYISSHNHGFSVDEESLKGLDIYVSHRNLNDGTVEGIKHKFLPVFSVQYHPEASPGPKDSEYIFDQFIEMMAGKGR from the coding sequence ATGCAAGCAATTCTGGCCCTTGAAGACGGAACCGTATTTGCCGGCGAGGCTTTCGGCGCGACGGGGGAAAGATGGGGGGAGGTAGTTTTCAACACCGGCATGACCGGTTATCAGGAGGTGCTTACCGACCCCTCTTACTGCGGGCAGATAGTGGTGATGACCTACCCCTTAATCGGCAATTACGGCATCATGAAGGAGGATTATGAATCCAAGCGGTGCTACGTGCGCGGCTTTGTCGTGCACGAAGAGTGCAAAAGGCCCAGCAACTGGCGCCTGGCTGAGACCATTGACAGCTTTTTAAAAAAGGAAGACGTAATTGGTCTTGCCGGTATCGATACCCGCGCTCTGACCAGGCACCTCCGCAACTTCGGAACCATGCGCGGCGTGATCAGCACCGGTACAGCAGATGCGCTGGAGCTTGTGGAGCGGGCGAAAAACTGCCCGCATCTGACCGGGCAGGAACTGGTGCCCATTGTCGCCGTTACCGAAAAATACACGCTGCCGGGCGGCAGTTACCGGGTGGTGCTGATGGACTTCGGCGCCAAGCTGAATATCATCCGCTGCCTTAGGGAGCGGGACTGTGAAGTGGTGGTGGTGCCGCCCAAGACTGCTGCTGAGGACATTCTGGCCCTGGCACCGGATGGAATTGTGCTCTCAAACGGGCCGGGAGACCCGGTGGATGTGCCGTACGCCATTGCAACCGTGCGCAAGCTTGTCGGGGCCAGGCCCATCCTGGGAATCTGCCTGGGGCACCAGATTCTGGCCCTGGCCATGGGGGCCAGAACTTATAAAATGAAGTTCGGCCACCGGGGGGCAAATCACCCGGTAAAGGACCTGGAAACCGGCCGGGTATACATTTCCTCTCATAACCACGGTTTTTCCGTCGACGAAGAGTCCTTGAAAGGCCTGGATATTTACGTCTCCCACCGCAACCTGAACGACGGCACGGTGGAAGGCATAAAGCATAAATTCCTCCCGGTATTTTCGGTGCAGTACCATCCCGAGGCCTCGCCGGGACCGAAGGATTCGGAGTATATATTCGACCAGTTCATTGAAATGATGGCCGGGAAGGGGAGGTAA
- a CDS encoding hypothetical protein (containing partial predicted polymerase (COG1315)) produces the protein MSGSGPNEKSLQDFSGKVWVENGKVCVGVPSENGRAPTITPCAGVDLFVNGNKVEEKTSVGENDEIIIKPHLHEEPGAYKIKIAPGGLEAVLELRTGTVSTYSVQDCGPRKDLVLSAVKIIEKKCPFDLAGIMREIAGKNIVYGIRHDEIRAILDRPEDGLYVIARGDPPGESVDERVELKFAAGREEPKAGAVTGKDRIDFRDLVEIPSVEPGALLAVKLPGAPGAPGKTVTGEIIPPRKPVVFELIAGKGAEVLADGSKVYARIGGRPVAKKLGNKYVIDVDPVLHKKGDVDISSGNIRFKGDVVVHGNVCEGMTVQAAGRINITGMVFGARIAAQGNISVGQNVAGSHIVAGGNNIFFREVNKILAKLQAGFSELLKMVPALAEHPKLKNVNAGQLVQLLIDRKYPGIPGLISEMVRLSSQNSFILPREMVHLLEKIEKNLLGLNLMKVKTVEEFGSFLSEIGQVRQIIDGMAGDKASITFSYSENSTIEASGDVSVSGGGCINTVIRAGGNVRVKGVFRGGEIAAGGDVILNETGSEIGARTLIKTGEGKKVFIKKAYEGVQIQIGSRKANITSLQHNIRAELDETGDLIIS, from the coding sequence GTGTCTGGTAGCGGGCCAAATGAAAAAAGCCTGCAAGATTTTTCCGGCAAGGTATGGGTGGAGAACGGCAAGGTGTGCGTTGGTGTGCCGTCTGAAAACGGCAGGGCCCCTACCATTACCCCCTGCGCCGGTGTAGATCTCTTTGTCAACGGCAATAAGGTGGAAGAAAAAACCTCTGTCGGCGAAAATGATGAAATCATAATCAAGCCCCATTTGCACGAGGAGCCGGGAGCGTACAAGATAAAGATTGCCCCGGGCGGCTTGGAAGCCGTGCTGGAACTGCGGACAGGAACGGTTTCCACCTACTCTGTTCAGGATTGCGGCCCCAGGAAAGATTTGGTTTTAAGTGCCGTAAAAATAATTGAAAAAAAATGCCCTTTCGATCTTGCCGGGATAATGCGTGAAATTGCCGGCAAAAACATCGTTTACGGCATCAGACACGATGAAATTCGGGCCATTCTTGACAGGCCGGAAGACGGCCTTTATGTAATTGCCCGGGGCGACCCTCCCGGCGAAAGCGTGGATGAGAGGGTGGAACTGAAGTTTGCCGCAGGCCGGGAAGAGCCGAAGGCCGGTGCCGTAACCGGCAAGGACAGAATAGACTTCCGTGATTTAGTTGAAATACCTTCAGTAGAACCGGGAGCCCTGCTTGCCGTTAAACTGCCCGGCGCTCCCGGGGCTCCGGGGAAGACGGTAACCGGAGAGATTATTCCGCCCAGAAAACCTGTTGTCTTCGAGCTTATAGCCGGAAAGGGCGCAGAGGTATTGGCAGACGGCAGCAAGGTTTATGCCCGGATCGGCGGCCGGCCGGTAGCCAAAAAGCTGGGGAATAAATATGTCATTGATGTTGACCCGGTTCTACATAAGAAAGGCGATGTCGACATATCATCGGGAAACATTCGCTTTAAAGGGGATGTGGTCGTTCACGGCAATGTTTGTGAAGGAATGACGGTGCAGGCGGCCGGCAGGATAAATATTACGGGCATGGTTTTCGGGGCCCGCATTGCCGCCCAGGGGAATATAAGTGTCGGGCAGAATGTTGCCGGCAGCCATATCGTTGCCGGGGGCAATAATATATTTTTTAGAGAGGTCAACAAAATTCTTGCTAAACTGCAGGCCGGTTTTTCCGAGCTGCTAAAAATGGTGCCCGCCCTGGCGGAGCACCCGAAACTAAAAAACGTTAATGCCGGGCAACTGGTGCAGCTTTTAATCGACAGGAAGTATCCCGGAATACCCGGCCTGATTTCCGAAATGGTCAGGTTGTCCAGCCAGAACTCCTTTATCCTTCCCAGAGAAATGGTTCATCTTTTGGAAAAAATTGAAAAGAACCTGCTCGGGTTAAATTTGATGAAAGTTAAAACCGTCGAGGAATTCGGCAGCTTTCTTTCTGAAATAGGCCAGGTGCGGCAAATTATCGACGGCATGGCCGGGGATAAGGCCAGCATCACCTTCAGCTATTCGGAAAACAGTACAATCGAGGCTTCCGGCGATGTAAGCGTCAGCGGCGGCGGTTGCATCAACACCGTTATCCGCGCCGGGGGAAACGTGAGGGTAAAGGGGGTGTTTCGCGGCGGGGAGATTGCCGCCGGGGGCGATGTCATCCTGAACGAGACCGGTTCGGAAATAGGCGCAAGAACCTTAATTAAAACCGGCGAAGGGAAAAAAGTTTTCATTAAGAAAGCATATGAGGGTGTGCAGATCCAAATTGGCAGCCGCAAGGCCAATATTACCTCGCTACAGCACAACATCAGGGCCGAGCTCGATGAAACGGGCGATTTGATCATTAGCTAA
- the PyrC gene encoding dihydroorotase and related cyclic amidohydrolases, with product MKLLIKGGTVVDPVAGKIEEKDVFIVDGKIARAGAHVNTAGAEVLDASGKLVVPGLIDMHVHLREPGFEARETIYTGTRAAARGGFTSVACMPNTSPVADNGAVISFIKACGLKGAVNVYPIGAITRGSKGEELAEMGDMKEAGAVAFSDDGMPVMNAGLMRRALQYAGMLGMVVISHCEDKNLSAGGVMHEGYVSTMLGLKGIPASAEEVMVARDILLAEETGSRVHIAHVSTAGSVRLIREAKARGVRVTAEVAPHHFTLTDEAVLGYDTSTKVNPPLRSAGDVAAVREGLADGTIDVIATDHAPHTEEEKDVEYDLAPFGMVGLETAVGLVWTELVAAGVLTPLQAVVKMTLNPARVLGIPKGTLEPGADADITIIDPDLSEPVDPARFASKGRNTPFRGRLLKGLPWATIVGGRVVMQDRVIR from the coding sequence ATGAAGTTGCTCATTAAAGGCGGTACTGTTGTAGATCCGGTTGCCGGCAAAATTGAAGAAAAGGATGTTTTTATAGTTGACGGCAAAATAGCCAGGGCCGGAGCGCATGTGAACACTGCCGGCGCCGAAGTGCTGGATGCTTCAGGCAAGCTGGTTGTTCCCGGCCTGATCGATATGCATGTACACCTGCGTGAACCGGGGTTTGAGGCCAGGGAAACCATCTATACCGGGACTCGCGCTGCAGCCCGGGGCGGCTTTACTTCTGTAGCCTGCATGCCAAACACCAGCCCGGTGGCGGATAACGGTGCCGTAATATCGTTTATTAAAGCTTGCGGCTTGAAAGGGGCTGTGAATGTCTACCCCATTGGGGCCATCACCCGCGGCAGCAAGGGAGAAGAACTGGCCGAGATGGGCGATATGAAGGAGGCCGGCGCCGTCGCCTTTTCCGACGATGGAATGCCGGTGATGAACGCCGGCCTGATGCGAAGGGCCCTGCAGTACGCCGGGATGCTCGGCATGGTTGTTATCTCCCATTGCGAAGACAAAAACCTGTCCGCCGGGGGAGTAATGCATGAAGGATATGTGTCTACAATGCTGGGCTTAAAGGGCATACCCGCTTCGGCGGAAGAAGTTATGGTGGCCCGCGATATTTTGCTGGCCGAAGAAACCGGAAGCCGGGTGCACATTGCCCACGTCAGCACGGCCGGATCGGTGCGCCTGATCAGGGAGGCCAAAGCCAGGGGGGTACGGGTTACCGCCGAGGTGGCGCCTCATCACTTTACATTAACCGATGAAGCCGTTTTGGGCTATGATACCTCCACCAAGGTCAACCCGCCGCTGCGTTCGGCAGGCGATGTGGCGGCAGTAAGAGAGGGCCTGGCCGACGGGACGATCGATGTCATTGCCACCGATCACGCTCCCCACACCGAAGAGGAAAAGGACGTAGAATATGACTTGGCGCCTTTTGGAATGGTGGGCCTGGAGACGGCGGTGGGACTGGTCTGGACCGAACTGGTAGCTGCCGGCGTGCTCACGCCGCTGCAGGCGGTGGTAAAAATGACCCTGAACCCGGCCAGGGTGCTGGGAATCCCCAAAGGGACTCTTGAACCAGGTGCTGACGCCGACATTACCATTATCGACCCGGATCTTTCCGAGCCGGTTGACCCAGCCCGGTTTGCCAGCAAAGGGCGGAACACCCCTTTCAGGGGGCGCCTGCTGAAAGGCCTGCCCTGGGCGACAATTGTCGGCGGCAGGGTGGTTATGCAAGACCGGGTTATTCGATAA
- the PyrR gene encoding pyrimidine operon attenuation protein/uracil phosphoribosyltransferase, with protein MAREKAQILDKDGIRRSLTRIAHEIIERNKGTGNLVLVGIRRRGVPLAERLAGRIKDIEGRTVPVGILDITLYRDDLTTLAHQPVVRSTEVPFSVSGKIVVLVDDVIYTGRTVRAALDAIMDLGRPKLIQLAVLIDRGHRELPIRADYVGKNVPTSSREEVSVRLQEIDGEERVVILETAE; from the coding sequence ATGGCCAGGGAAAAGGCACAGATTTTAGATAAAGACGGGATCCGGCGTTCTCTGACGCGGATTGCCCACGAAATAATCGAGCGTAACAAAGGTACCGGCAATCTGGTGCTGGTAGGCATCCGCCGCCGGGGGGTGCCCCTGGCGGAGCGGTTGGCCGGGCGGATTAAGGATATTGAAGGACGAACGGTGCCGGTAGGCATTCTTGATATAACTCTTTACAGGGACGATCTGACTACTCTGGCACACCAGCCGGTAGTGCGTTCTACAGAGGTGCCCTTCTCAGTTTCTGGCAAGATTGTGGTTCTGGTGGATGACGTTATTTACACCGGGCGTACCGTCAGGGCTGCTCTGGACGCCATAATGGACCTGGGCCGGCCGAAGTTGATTCAACTGGCGGTTCTGATAGACCGGGGGCACCGGGAACTTCCCATAAGGGCCGATTACGTCGGCAAGAACGTACCGACTTCCAGCAGGGAAGAGGTGTCGGTGCGGTTACAGGAAATAGACGGTGAGGAAAGGGTGGTCATCCTGGAAACGGCTGAATAA
- a CDS encoding uncharacterized conserved protein gives MSGQVSPSILLNIIYFPLEGRSQKPREQGLTMVIDKGMGPVQTADLLRTSGKYIDFLKLGFGTSALYTGKILDEKINLARSYGVDIYPGGTFLEIAVLQGKLKEYLAFVKQAGFTAVEVSDGTVSIPPEVREKAICTAAEMGLKVLTEVGKKDPRDKTGIDFYIGQIQSDLRNGAFRVIIEGRESGKNAGFYDREGRFIPGEAEKILSSVTDPRLLIWEAPLKEQQQELILRFGPDVNLGNVSPFDVLALEALRVGLRGDTLRKAYLATKPQDR, from the coding sequence ATGAGCGGACAAGTATCTCCCAGTATTTTACTTAATATCATTTATTTTCCACTGGAAGGGCGCAGCCAGAAACCCAGGGAACAGGGGCTAACCATGGTAATAGATAAAGGAATGGGCCCCGTTCAAACGGCCGACCTTTTAAGAACTTCGGGAAAGTACATTGATTTTTTGAAGCTCGGGTTCGGCACTTCGGCCCTTTACACCGGGAAAATATTAGATGAAAAAATAAACCTGGCCAGAAGCTACGGCGTGGACATATACCCTGGCGGAACTTTCCTGGAAATAGCAGTTTTACAGGGGAAGCTAAAAGAATACCTGGCGTTCGTAAAGCAAGCAGGCTTTACGGCGGTGGAGGTTTCCGACGGAACCGTCAGCATCCCGCCGGAAGTAAGGGAAAAGGCTATCTGTACCGCCGCCGAAATGGGCTTGAAGGTCCTGACCGAGGTGGGCAAAAAAGACCCCCGGGACAAAACCGGTATTGACTTCTACATCGGGCAAATCCAGAGCGATCTCAGAAACGGCGCCTTCAGGGTAATTATTGAAGGCAGGGAATCGGGCAAAAATGCCGGCTTTTACGACCGCGAGGGACGGTTCATTCCCGGGGAGGCAGAGAAAATACTGTCATCTGTAACAGATCCGCGGCTATTGATCTGGGAGGCGCCCTTAAAGGAACAGCAGCAGGAATTAATTTTAAGGTTCGGTCCGGATGTAAACCTCGGAAATGTATCCCCCTTTGATGTGCTTGCGCTGGAAGCCCTCCGGGTCGGACTGCGGGGTGACACCCTGCGCAAGGCCTATCTTGCCACAAAACCGCAAGACAGGTAA
- the PyrB gene encoding aspartate carbamoyltransferase, catalytic chain, whose product MGLIGKDLIGLRDMPAERIKLILDTAVPMKEIIRRQIKKVPTLRGRTVVTVFYEASTRTRTSFELAAKYLSADTVTIAAAASSVSKGESLKDTARTIAAMGADAVVLRHPMAGAAELLARTVDAAVINAGDGAHEHPSQALLDLFTVREKKGRLEGLKVAIIGDIMHSRVARSDIWGFTRMGAEVRLAGPATLLPPGLEKMGARVCSSVEEALMDADVVIVLRIQLERQQQGLFPGLREYARLFGINRERLRLAAPGAVVMHPGPMNRGIEISPEVADGLQSAINEQVNNGVAVRMALLYLLTGGGCRK is encoded by the coding sequence ATGGGCCTCATCGGCAAGGACCTGATAGGCTTGCGCGACATGCCGGCAGAAAGAATCAAGCTGATTCTGGATACGGCGGTGCCAATGAAAGAAATAATCAGAAGGCAGATAAAGAAGGTGCCTACCTTGCGGGGGCGGACGGTAGTTACGGTCTTTTACGAGGCCAGCACCCGCACCAGAACCTCCTTTGAGCTGGCGGCCAAATATTTGAGCGCCGATACGGTAACCATAGCAGCAGCTGCCAGCAGTGTGAGCAAAGGGGAAAGCCTTAAGGATACTGCCCGCACCATTGCGGCGATGGGTGCGGATGCGGTAGTGTTGCGCCACCCCATGGCTGGAGCGGCGGAATTGCTGGCCCGCACGGTTGACGCTGCAGTAATTAACGCCGGGGACGGCGCCCACGAACATCCTAGCCAGGCTTTGCTGGACCTTTTTACTGTGAGGGAAAAGAAAGGCAGGCTGGAAGGACTGAAGGTGGCCATTATCGGCGACATCATGCACAGCCGGGTGGCCCGCTCCGACATATGGGGTTTTACCAGGATGGGGGCGGAGGTGCGTCTGGCGGGTCCGGCCACATTGCTGCCGCCCGGCCTGGAAAAAATGGGAGCCCGCGTTTGCAGCAGCGTTGAAGAGGCTCTTATGGATGCTGATGTGGTTATTGTCCTCAGAATCCAGCTGGAAAGACAGCAGCAGGGCCTGTTCCCGGGCCTCCGGGAGTACGCCAGGCTGTTCGGCATCAACCGGGAGAGGCTGAGGCTGGCCGCGCCCGGTGCCGTGGTCATGCATCCAGGCCCGATGAACCGGGGCATTGAAATTTCACCCGAGGTGGCCGACGGCCTTCAATCGGCAATTAACGAGCAGGTTAACAACGGGGTGGCTGTGCGCATGGCCCTGCTCTACCTGTTGACCGGGGGGGGGTGCCGTAAATGA
- a CDS encoding hypothetical membrane protein has translation MIFLADKIVAGMAGVRLLSAAIEFTAAMLMLKSGRVETAFKINSVLALVGPAVLLTVTSLGLAGLAGKVSPAGMVVILAGVVLIFIGISRI, from the coding sequence ATGATTTTTTTAGCCGATAAAATAGTAGCAGGCATGGCAGGCGTAAGGCTGCTTTCGGCTGCAATAGAGTTTACTGCAGCCATGTTAATGCTGAAGTCAGGCAGGGTTGAAACTGCTTTCAAAATTAATTCTGTGCTGGCGCTGGTGGGGCCGGCCGTACTGCTTACCGTTACCAGCCTTGGCCTGGCCGGGCTGGCCGGAAAAGTTTCGCCGGCCGGCATGGTGGTAATTCTGGCCGGAGTTGTCTTAATCTTCATCGGAATTAGTAGAATTTGA